A part of Citrifermentans bremense genomic DNA contains:
- a CDS encoding OmpA family protein, translating to MTIPAGRKMKGWRWLRLIALALLFALPRNAFPLSSAGTVIRHDFTARFATPLLREVRSNQTTVSVKDLSDPELVPPRTATTKASVPADFRHTLTNRGNLADSFRLKASLVDAGLPESGPVPQLRFYAADGVTPIAIDAGGVQAIGPLQPGASVELILRATPPAGREGRVALIAVSATSVLVPARSASLTNQLQVPAGGVSFMKAVSPVGGVLPGTLLTYSIAIGNSGGAQVAAVRVIDPLDPLLEYQQGSAALPAGVAGNVSFDAATRTLVFDIPSLPAGFSGEITFKARVRDDAPGSASIVNTAGVSSAESAVPSLSNSTLNTVLARLLQVTKAAGSSAAEAGDIVPYTVRVQNVGDGALNHVTVADRVPRGFRYLKGSSHVDGFAVADPVGGGQQLSWDLESLEQGAFKVLNYRLVVSADAPVGTAVNWARATGSPASGGSVVSPPASASVKVRSSILGDKAIIMGRVFHDGNGNGVPDQGEPGEAGVRVYLEDGSFVFTDSEGQYSFTGVYAGDHVVKLDRSTLDPRFVSVPYNTAFAGVGWSQFITVPFGGPARGDFALAANPEAPAPLPVGQTGLTGLTGPTGPTGPTGPASPASPTSPTSPTSPTSPTSPTSPTPWPAAAAELDAADAVARVRLTPERVELPADDKTTVPFKVELLDSAGRRVPGSASVTLFLAKGTLLEPDLDPALPGHQVRVTDGLGVFQLRSGRATGNDLLIARAGNGSAAQADLFFSPDRRDWILVGLGSLTVGGKAVSGNLEKIDKDDRFDEGIFHEERLAFFTRGKILGKYLLTAAYDSDKERRDGVFQAIDPEKYYPVYGDASDIGYDAESRGKIYLKLESGRSYLMAGDYRTDLSENEFSRYDRALNGVKFEMNTKRVTLKGFESRTEETVTRDDIPGNGTSGHYFLSRRGLFENSERVRIEVRDRYHSERVISVTEKVRYADYSIDYQAGTILFKEPVPSLDQFLNPVTIVVNYQAEGPGEERYVYGGRAELRSENGSHIGGTAVVEEQALKDNTLFGLDAAWRLGERLTLKGEGAVSENLEHGRGSAWKTELAARPIDPLLVNLYYRKVESDFFNTSMTGTELGTEKYGGRADYRVGAGTLLFAESFLHRYELGDRKLFANHAGIVKKFSLLQLEGGVKVVREEVDGRTEESDLVYAGVIAPLTKKLDATLRREQLLSASGVADYQTKTFAKLDYRLTERTKAFLTEEYQERSPLVRQATLFGLESRLSDRMRLTTGYQMSSGASGYSQQSNVDLNTRLMEGDGFRLDSRTGYQIEHALSQQRGQAIVGLNSRYRAAEGLYLNSSLERVQTVEGNSGTRTAFTLGGEYLRARDLKLSGRYEVRTGPGETASLYGANAAYKMSPSLTLLGKLSLWDRDADAGDDVIFDGYLGSAFRPLAGEPLQLLTLARYKVEDRRSLPGSFESRSVILSAEPTYRIVSRWNAQGKYAGKLNWAEGAGGMMQSYTDLVLAGLSYDLAERWEIAAYLKLMNQYDAGMHSFGAVGSAGYRVYKNVVFSAGYNFARLDDRDLTGETFQGQGPFVGIKVKFDEDMFESREAKAIPIPMPAPVSLPPPALAPVPALLVRAERLDEPVLLSGSAELFTLLVNGERAKLPSTDVTLTRERLGSLELKGGRFPEPLIFLASVEQPEQVGSWTLKVMNRDGEVLRTLQGTGAPEKRIPWLGETDRQKVEQGEIYQYQLQVTYLDGSVFSTGRELFGVNRREAVLLTLSGGAFVFDRSELTLEAKRLLKGAARVLRARPQEKVIVEGHTDAIGSVEYNMALSRRRCDAAADYLVREEGIAPSRLLRRWYGKSRPVADNVTTPGRRLNRRVELKGDFKELHPVSPDDRYRTQPFVVINGRTIPVDRLGRFEATFPGNTLDLDLEMGDSQGRFLATSLPLPELAVHEPLAETLVGYGKETSGVRVDADGKGHCMLSGTVEGSSMELAGRKVPLDPAGGFKYELPLADGEQVLGVVLRNGSGCSKLMNLRLRSERSTVTPVRGEP from the coding sequence ATGACGATCCCGGCAGGCAGGAAGATGAAGGGGTGGAGGTGGTTGCGCCTGATTGCGCTCGCGCTCCTATTTGCCCTGCCGCGTAACGCGTTCCCGCTTTCCTCGGCAGGAACCGTCATCAGGCACGATTTCACTGCCCGCTTCGCCACCCCCCTCCTGCGCGAGGTGCGCTCCAACCAGACCACAGTCAGCGTCAAGGACCTTTCCGACCCTGAACTGGTGCCTCCTCGTACCGCGACCACGAAAGCGTCAGTACCCGCCGATTTCCGTCATACCCTTACCAACCGGGGGAACCTTGCCGACAGCTTCAGGCTCAAGGCGTCGCTGGTCGACGCGGGCCTCCCGGAAAGCGGCCCGGTGCCGCAGCTTCGTTTTTACGCCGCAGACGGCGTGACCCCCATTGCCATCGACGCAGGCGGAGTCCAGGCGATCGGCCCCTTGCAGCCCGGCGCCTCCGTCGAGCTGATCTTGAGGGCAACGCCGCCGGCAGGGCGCGAGGGACGCGTGGCGCTGATCGCGGTGAGCGCCACCTCCGTGCTGGTCCCGGCGCGGAGCGCGAGCCTGACCAACCAGCTCCAGGTGCCGGCGGGGGGCGTTTCCTTTATGAAGGCAGTTTCCCCGGTGGGGGGCGTCCTTCCCGGGACCCTGTTGACCTACAGCATCGCGATTGGGAACAGCGGCGGGGCCCAGGTTGCAGCTGTCCGTGTGATAGATCCGCTGGATCCCCTCCTTGAATACCAGCAGGGGAGTGCCGCGCTTCCTGCCGGGGTTGCAGGAAACGTCAGTTTCGATGCGGCTACCCGGACCCTCGTCTTCGACATACCTTCGCTTCCAGCGGGTTTCAGCGGTGAGATCACCTTCAAGGCGCGCGTCCGTGACGACGCCCCGGGAAGCGCTTCCATCGTCAACACCGCCGGCGTCTCCAGCGCGGAGAGCGCCGTCCCCTCCCTCAGCAACAGCACTCTCAACACGGTGCTGGCCCGGTTGCTCCAGGTGACCAAGGCGGCCGGGAGCAGCGCAGCCGAGGCGGGCGACATCGTGCCCTACACCGTGCGCGTGCAGAACGTCGGGGATGGGGCGCTGAACCATGTCACCGTAGCCGACCGTGTTCCCCGCGGGTTCCGCTATCTCAAGGGGTCGAGCCATGTGGACGGGTTCGCCGTGGCGGATCCGGTGGGAGGGGGGCAGCAGTTGAGTTGGGACCTGGAGAGCCTGGAACAGGGAGCCTTCAAGGTGCTCAACTACCGCTTGGTGGTCTCGGCCGATGCCCCCGTCGGCACCGCCGTCAACTGGGCCAGGGCCACCGGCAGCCCCGCAAGCGGAGGGAGCGTCGTCTCTCCTCCCGCCAGCGCCTCCGTCAAGGTGAGATCCTCCATATTGGGGGATAAGGCCATCATCATGGGGAGGGTTTTCCATGACGGCAACGGCAACGGCGTTCCGGACCAAGGGGAGCCGGGCGAGGCCGGGGTGAGGGTGTACCTGGAGGACGGCTCCTTCGTCTTCACCGACAGCGAAGGCCAGTACAGTTTCACCGGGGTTTACGCAGGCGACCATGTGGTCAAGCTGGACCGCTCCACCCTGGACCCGCGGTTTGTGTCCGTGCCGTACAACACCGCATTTGCCGGGGTGGGGTGGTCGCAGTTCATCACCGTCCCCTTCGGCGGTCCGGCGCGCGGCGACTTCGCGCTCGCCGCGAACCCGGAAGCGCCGGCACCGCTGCCAGTAGGTCAGACAGGTCTGACAGGTCTGACAGGTCCGACAGGTCCGACAGGTCCGACAGGTCCGGCAAGCCCGGCAAGCCCGACAAGCCCGACAAGCCCGACAAGCCCGACAAGCCCGACAAGCCCGACAAGCCCGACCCCGTGGCCGGCTGCGGCCGCCGAGCTTGACGCCGCCGATGCCGTGGCGCGGGTCAGGCTCACCCCGGAGCGGGTGGAGCTTCCCGCTGACGACAAAACCACAGTCCCCTTCAAGGTCGAGCTCCTGGACTCCGCCGGCAGGCGGGTCCCCGGCTCCGCCAGCGTCACGCTCTTCCTCGCCAAGGGGACCCTCCTGGAGCCCGACCTGGACCCGGCCCTCCCGGGCCACCAGGTCCGCGTCACCGACGGCCTCGGCGTCTTCCAGCTCCGCTCCGGCCGCGCTACCGGCAATGACCTGTTGATTGCCAGAGCGGGCAACGGCAGCGCAGCCCAGGCGGATCTCTTCTTCAGCCCCGACCGGCGCGACTGGATCCTGGTCGGCTTGGGCTCCCTCACCGTCGGGGGCAAAGCGGTGAGCGGCAACTTGGAGAAGATCGACAAGGACGACCGCTTCGACGAGGGGATCTTCCACGAGGAACGGCTCGCCTTCTTCACCAGGGGGAAGATCCTCGGCAAGTACCTCCTGACCGCCGCTTACGACTCGGACAAGGAACGTCGCGACGGGGTGTTCCAGGCGATCGACCCGGAAAAGTACTACCCGGTCTACGGCGACGCCAGCGACATCGGCTACGACGCGGAGTCGCGCGGCAAGATCTACCTAAAACTGGAAAGCGGCCGCTCCTACCTCATGGCAGGCGACTACCGCACCGACCTCTCCGAAAACGAATTCTCCCGCTACGACCGGGCGCTGAACGGCGTGAAGTTCGAGATGAACACCAAGAGGGTCACGCTGAAGGGGTTTGAAAGCCGCACCGAGGAGACGGTGACGCGGGACGACATCCCCGGCAACGGCACCTCCGGCCACTACTTCCTCTCCAGGCGCGGCCTCTTCGAGAACAGCGAGCGGGTGAGGATCGAGGTGCGCGACCGCTACCACAGCGAACGGGTGATCTCGGTGACCGAGAAGGTCCGCTACGCCGACTACTCCATCGACTACCAGGCCGGGACCATCCTCTTCAAGGAGCCGGTCCCCTCCCTGGACCAGTTCCTTAACCCGGTCACCATCGTGGTCAACTACCAGGCCGAAGGCCCCGGGGAGGAACGCTACGTCTACGGCGGACGGGCGGAACTCCGAAGCGAAAACGGTTCCCATATCGGCGGCACCGCCGTGGTGGAGGAGCAGGCGCTTAAGGACAACACCCTTTTCGGCCTCGACGCCGCCTGGCGCCTGGGCGAGCGCCTGACGCTGAAGGGGGAGGGGGCGGTCAGCGAAAACCTGGAACACGGCAGGGGGAGCGCCTGGAAGACCGAACTCGCCGCGCGCCCCATCGATCCGCTCCTCGTGAACCTTTATTACCGGAAGGTGGAGTCGGACTTCTTCAACACCTCGATGACCGGTACCGAGCTTGGGACCGAGAAGTACGGAGGCCGGGCCGACTACCGGGTCGGGGCCGGCACCCTCCTCTTCGCCGAGAGTTTCCTGCACCGCTATGAACTTGGGGACCGGAAACTCTTCGCGAACCACGCCGGAATCGTGAAGAAATTCTCCTTGCTGCAGCTGGAGGGGGGCGTCAAGGTGGTGCGGGAGGAAGTGGACGGCCGAACGGAGGAATCCGACTTGGTCTACGCCGGTGTGATCGCCCCACTCACCAAAAAGCTCGATGCGACGCTCAGGCGCGAACAGCTTCTTTCCGCCTCCGGCGTCGCCGACTACCAGACCAAGACCTTCGCCAAGCTCGACTACCGGCTCACCGAGCGCACCAAGGCCTTTCTCACCGAGGAGTACCAGGAACGCTCACCCCTCGTCCGCCAGGCCACCCTGTTCGGCCTGGAGAGCAGGCTCTCGGACCGGATGCGTCTCACCACCGGCTACCAGATGTCGAGCGGAGCCTCCGGCTACTCCCAGCAGAGCAACGTCGACTTGAACACCCGGCTCATGGAGGGCGATGGCTTCAGGCTCGATTCCCGGACCGGCTACCAGATCGAGCACGCCCTGTCGCAGCAAAGGGGTCAGGCAATAGTCGGGTTGAACAGCCGTTACCGCGCGGCCGAAGGGCTCTACCTAAACTCCTCTCTGGAGCGGGTGCAGACGGTTGAGGGAAACAGCGGCACCCGCACAGCCTTCACCCTGGGTGGGGAGTACCTCCGCGCCAGGGACCTGAAGCTCTCCGGCCGCTACGAGGTGAGGACCGGCCCGGGGGAGACCGCCTCCCTCTACGGCGCCAACGCCGCCTACAAGATGAGCCCCTCGCTCACCCTCCTCGGCAAGCTCTCACTATGGGACCGCGACGCCGACGCGGGCGACGATGTCATCTTCGACGGCTACCTTGGGAGTGCCTTCCGCCCGCTGGCGGGGGAGCCACTACAGCTCCTCACCCTGGCGCGCTACAAGGTGGAAGACAGGCGCTCCCTCCCCGGCTCCTTCGAAAGCCGCAGCGTCATCCTCTCCGCCGAGCCCACCTATCGCATCGTGAGCCGCTGGAACGCCCAGGGGAAATACGCCGGGAAGCTCAATTGGGCCGAAGGGGCTGGGGGGATGATGCAGAGCTACACCGACCTGGTCCTGGCCGGGCTCTCCTACGACCTGGCGGAGCGCTGGGAGATCGCGGCCTACCTGAAGCTCATGAACCAGTACGACGCGGGGATGCACTCATTTGGAGCGGTCGGGAGCGCAGGCTACCGCGTCTATAAAAACGTCGTCTTTTCCGCCGGCTACAACTTCGCGAGGCTCGACGACCGCGATCTTACCGGCGAGACCTTCCAGGGGCAGGGCCCCTTCGTCGGCATCAAGGTGAAGTTCGACGAGGACATGTTCGAGTCGAGGGAGGCGAAGGCGATCCCCATCCCGATGCCCGCCCCGGTCTCCCTGCCCCCCCCCGCATTGGCTCCCGTGCCGGCGCTCCTGGTGCGGGCCGAGCGGCTGGACGAGCCGGTGCTTCTCTCGGGGAGCGCCGAGCTCTTCACCCTCTTGGTCAACGGCGAGCGGGCGAAGCTTCCTTCCACGGATGTGACGCTGACCCGGGAGCGCCTGGGCTCCCTGGAGCTCAAGGGTGGGCGGTTCCCGGAACCGCTCATCTTCCTGGCGAGCGTGGAGCAGCCGGAACAGGTAGGTTCCTGGACCCTCAAGGTGATGAACCGCGACGGGGAGGTGCTGCGGACGCTGCAGGGGACCGGGGCGCCCGAAAAGCGCATCCCCTGGCTCGGCGAGACCGACCGCCAGAAGGTGGAACAGGGGGAGATCTACCAGTACCAGCTGCAGGTCACCTACCTCGACGGCTCGGTCTTCTCCACCGGCCGCGAGCTCTTCGGCGTGAACCGCCGCGAGGCGGTGCTCCTGACGCTTTCCGGAGGCGCCTTCGTTTTCGACCGCTCGGAGCTTACCCTGGAGGCGAAACGCCTGCTCAAGGGGGCGGCACGGGTATTGCGGGCTCGCCCCCAGGAAAAGGTGATCGTCGAGGGGCACACCGACGCCATCGGGAGCGTGGAGTACAACATGGCGCTTTCCAGGAGACGGTGCGACGCCGCCGCCGATTACCTGGTACGGGAGGAGGGGATCGCCCCCTCTCGGCTGTTGCGGCGTTGGTACGGCAAGTCCCGCCCCGTCGCCGACAACGTCACCACCCCGGGCAGGAGGTTGAACCGCCGCGTCGAGTTGAAGGGGGACTTCAAAGAGCTGCACCCGGTCTCCCCCGACGACCGTTACCGGACCCAGCCCTTCGTGGTCATCAACGGCCGCACCATACCGGTCGACCGCCTGGGTCGCTTCGAGGCCACCTTCCCCGGCAACACCCTCGACCTCGACCTCGAG